DNA sequence from the Glycine soja cultivar W05 chromosome 18, ASM419377v2, whole genome shotgun sequence genome:
TTGGCTTCCTAGAATCCAAGGCCACAAAGTCTTTGGGAAAGAAGTAATTCATGCTTGAGAGTTCAACGGGGTGCGAAAATGGCTTGAATTATTTGTTGTTGAGCAAATTCATTTGTTGTGCCATGCATATCACCTCTTTTGCTAGAGAATAATTAAATGTCATGCTCAAACAGCCTAGGCTTTCTTGCACCCTTTCTTCCAGCCTCTGCGCATCTTCGAGAACCTTCTCCACATCATTCAGCCACTCTTCAACTGGTTGCACAATCATCTCTGCATTTGTAGTGGCTTCTTTAGCATGTTCTTTCATATGCTCCAATGTCTTCTCTAACCCTCTCTTTGATTTTCGAAAATCAAtaacagttttgttttttttttaatggccaaaattataataatatataatagaagatacatagtaccagaggtactacaaGAAGCCACAGGAGGTAGGATCTCCTGGGAcgtaaaagttattaaaattatcCAACATCCCAACATAAACAATACAACCCAACCCAATAACACAAACACTACTTAAAAGCCAAAGCCATAGATGAGGACCATTGGTGAAAAGGAACAGTAAAATCCTTTTCCCACCCCCTCATCCAAGACCAAGAGAGGAAAATTGTATCATCCAACAGCTTCGAGATGACAAAAGGATGATTGTTGAAGATAATGTCATTTCTGAGCTTCCATATTGATGTTGTAGCTGCTATCCACCAAATTTTCCACCTTCTGTTAGTATCCTTCAATCCTGACATGGGAGAGTGCTGGAGGAAATTATCCATAGGCCTACAATGGAGCACTCTAGGTTCCTTAACCCATGAGTGAAATTCCCACCATAGAGGCATAACTTTATGACACAAGAAGAATAAGTGAGAGGCACATTCAGCTTTGTTTTGACAAAAGGGGCATAGATCATTTTCAATGGTAACATGCCTCCAAATTAAATTATCCTTAGTGGGTAATCTTTCCCATAGAAGTCTCCAAGCAAAAACTAGGGCTCTAGGAGGGATTTTGATGTTCCATAGGTGCTGGAAACCAAGAGACTGATCTTCATCAAGATGTTCAGCTTTGACATGAAGATAGGCAAAATTAGTAGAGAAAATTCCTTTAGGGTCAGCTCCCCACACCCAAGAGTCTTTCAAAGATGCAGATGGACTAATTGCAGCAGTTTGATCAATAAACTTTGAGGCTCTTCCCATTTCATTATCAAACAGATTGCGCCTCCAAGAAAAGCTCCATTCCCACCCAGATTCACAAAAGGATCCCATGCTTGCCACTGTCTGAAGTTTTTGAGATGAGACTTGATATAACTCAGGGAATTTATATTTTAGCCTTGTCCCTCCTTCCACCCAAGAGTCCTCCCAAAAAAGAATTTGATCACCCCTACCCAGCTTCCAAATTAACTGCTTTGAAGCATCTACCATACTGTTGTGATTAATTGTGGACCTCAAATCAGACCACTAGTATGAGAATTTCTGCCTTGTGGACCCCTCATGTAAGCCTCTCCATCCCCTGtactttgaaattaaaattctattccACAGTTGATTTGGGTGCTGAAACATCATCCATTTCCATTTGATTAGGAGAGCTTTGTTGAAAGCTTTAATGTCTTTAACTCCCAATCCTCCCCTTTCTCTAGCAGCACACACTTGACTCCAAGCCACCCAAGCTATCTTCTTCCCTTCTTGGTTACCACcccaaagaaaatttctttgaaTGGTAGTGAGCTTGTTAATCACTCCTGAAGGGGCCCTGAAAAAAGACATGTAAAACAAGGGCAGAGCTGTTAAGACAACATTAGTTAGGGTGATTCTACCAGCCATTGATATACTTCTCTGCCTCCATTTGTTCAATCTAGCCTCGAATTTATTGATAATAGGTTCCCACACCACCTTCCTTCTCGGATTAACACCTATAAGCAGCCCTAGGTAGCAAAAAGGAAGTTGTAGTGGTCCACAGTTCAAGAAATCAGCAGCACATCTGATCCACTGTTCAGACTGACCAATTGCTCCGAGTTGGCTCTTAGCAAAATTGATTCTCAGGCCAGAAGCTATTTCAAAGCTTCTAAGAATAGCCTTGATAACACTAACATTCTCCATAGAAGCTTCCCCAAAGAAGATGGTGTCATCCGCAAACTGGAGAATATTCACTGGGACCTTGTTCTTCCCTACCATAAAGCTGTGAAATAAGTTTCTAGACACTGCTTCCCTCATCAATCCTGTTAACCCTTCAGCAACCAAGACAAATAATAAAGGGGCCAAGGGATCCCCTTGTCTCAATCCCCTTTGAGGCTTAAATTCTTCAGTTGGGCTTCCATTTACAAGGATGGATATTGAGGCTGATGTAAGGCATCCTTTAACCCTGCCAATCCACTTTTCATGGAACCCCATTCTTCTCATCATATAAAAGAGGAATTGCCAGGACACAGAGTCATAAGCTTTTTCAAAATCCACTTTAAACACCAAGCAAGGTTTCTTTAGCCTCCTAGCCTCCTCAACCACCTCACTAGCAATCAAGACTCCATGTAACAGCTGTCTGCCCTTAACAAATGCTGACTGTCTTTCATCAACAAGGTGATTCAGAACCTTACTTAGCCTATTAGATAGGATTTTAGCAATAATCTTGTATACACATCCTATAAGGGATATGGGTCTGAAGTGACTAATATGTTGAGGATCCCTAAGCTTAGGAATAAGAGCAATGAATGAAGAATTAAGGCCCTTAGGAAAAGCAGCACTCACATGAAATTCTGCTAAAAACCTTAAGAAATCAGGTTTCAGCTCATTCCAAAAATGCTTGATAAATCTAAAATTAAGCCCATCTGGCCCTGGGCTTTTGTCATTGCCACAGGCCCACACTGCAGAATATATCTCCTCCTCTTTAAATGGCTCAACCATCAAATCTCTCTAGATTGGATGCAGGACATTAAAAGCAACTCCATCTAAGTTGGGTCTGAGCATATGAGGTTCAGAAAATCTGCTCTGAAAATGATGCATTACCTCAGCCTTAATCATGTTAGGGTTTTCTACCCAAGAACCATCAATCAGCAGTCCCCTCACAGCATTTCTCCTTCTGctgtaattaataattttgtgaaaatatgAAGTATTTCTGTCTCCCTCTTTAATCCACTTTCTTCTAGATTTCTGTCTTACAAAGGACTCATGGATAGTTTCCTTTTCCCAAAGATCAGCTTGAGTCTTCTTGACCTCTTGGATTTTCTGATCAGAAGGTTGTGCTGATAGTGAGTTCTCCAGATCATTTAGCTTTTGCTGAATCTGCTTGACTTTGTTACCCAAGTCTCCAAAGTTTTCTTTACTCCAGTTTTTCAATCTTTGCTTGAGGGTCTGAAGTTTGCATTTCAACACATATCCACCCCACCTTGTAGGTTGAGATTCAGACCAACAATCCCTCACCACCTTGTGATAATCTTTGTTCATTAACCAACCATCATACACCTTAAAAGGCTTAGGGCCCCAATCAATGCATTTAGATTGCATAATGATAGGACAGTGATCAGAATAATTTCTTTCAAGGATAAATTGAGAGCTATCAGGCCACTTAGATAACCATGCATCAGAGACCAGCACCCTATCTAGTTTGCTTTTATAGGATCCATTTGGCCTAAACCAGGTAAACAGCTTACCCACACAGGGGATATCATCAACCTCCATATCGTGTAGCCAATCATTGAATTCAGTTATCAGATTAGAATCTGAATTACTATGATTGTTACCCAATCTTTTAGAGGGATGTCTGATACAATTAAAATTCCCTACAAGACACCAACAATCCACTTGAGATTGAAGCTTCCTTGTACTCAAAGACTGCCATAACTGTCTTTTACCTTCTAAATCATAGGGAGCATAAATATTAGCCACAACCACTCTCTTCATCTCATCCATCCAAACCCCTTCCAACAGAATCAGACCCTTTTCTGATAGTCTGAAATCaaccttaaattttttattattccaaATACATAACATCCCCCAGCAGTGTTCACAGCTGGATACCATTCCCAAGCAAAATTTGGGTGTCCCCACAAGGCTTGAGCAATTGCCTTATCAAGAGAATCCCTCTTAGTTTCTTGCAAACAAAGTAGATCCACCTTATGCTTCCCAACCAAATTCCTGATAGAGGCTCATTTAATACCTCTACCCAACCCTCTAATGTTATAGGATAGGATATTCATGTATGAGCTTTCATATTCCCCAACTCCATAGCTTTCTTTCTGTCCCTGGATTCCATATTAGCATAATGTTGAATGAATTCAGAGTGTTCTGTTTCAGCCTCCACGCCTATTCTTTTTCCAACATCCCATAGTTGTTGGGCCTCCTCCATCACCTCTGTGCTACATATAATCTTGCTTTTTAACCTGTTGTCTGCCTCAAGCTGGCTCGGGTTGTGGGTCTTGTCTCATTTGTCagtaatggcctccatgtcatcatcttcttcttgtaAATGGAGTTGCTTTTCCACAGATTGCATGTTACGGGGTTTATTCAGGGGGTGTCTTTGTCTAACATAGACTTTAGAGTATTTATCTGGTGTCTCTTTAGGGTGTTGGGCTGCaggacaatttttttcttattgcaCCTCTCAGACATCAGTAATGGGCCCAAGTTATGACTGGGCCCAACACCAGCACTAGACTGCTTGGGGTACAGGTCCGAATGGGGTTGAAGGCACCTTATTTCTCCCTCTGCTTCcccattataatatattttagaagTCACTTTATCTCCTTCATTCAAATTATTTCCTTGTTGTTGACTGTTTTCTTTTCGAGCAACAGTCTGAGCCATTGTCACAGGTTGCCATTTTAGTGAAAACCTTCTCGTTATCCGTTGCTGCCCAGCTAGGTTCAAGGTCAACCTTTGCCAAATTAGGATCGTGAATCTCCTCATTGATACCTTCTACCTCATCACTATGGGTATCGTGATATTGGGTTTTACCCGTTGGACCGATTTCACGACAGTACCCATCAGTCTCTTCCCCTGACCACTGGTTATTGCGGAAACCCGGTTTGTTGGATAATTCCGGCGAGAAGGAGAAGTTAGTATCCTTATCGTCGTCGGCGCCGCCAATGTCTCCGCCGTCATCCGAAGTTATCTCCTCCGACCAGTCGTCGGAAAGCCCCATACTAGGATCCAAACCACCCTGTTGTTAGGCCAACACCCCGGCCTCCATTTCTCTAGAGAGTAGAAGAGTGAGTTGCCATTCTCTTTCTCCGTTTGGATGATGAGTTGGGCTTTTTCATCCGATACCCCAGAGAAGAGAATCATGTCATCTCCGAGAAATCTGGTACGAACATTGTACCCCAATTCCCAAGAAATACGATCTTCTAGAGTCTCCACTGCCATAACCTCCTTTAATTTCCCCACCCAAGCATCATTACACCAGAGTCCCCTACCTGCGTACGGGGTAAGCATTATAGATGGTATTACAGCTTCGTTGCTCCTCTTATGGCCTGAAAGCTTCCCCATAGTCGTCACTTCCACATACGATCTCCGATAGGGATCAGTGGGAGCATCGCAGAGTTTGGGAGACATGTTAATGAGGTTTCTTCCAATAATAGTGTTTTGTTGCATCCCTTCAGCCCTTGCTGTCCTCATGAACCTAGGTAAGTTGACAAACAGTTTATGCTCATTGATGAAGATATTGTCCAACTTCACCTCCAAACCTTTTGCGTCCGAGACTCCCTTGAAACGCACGAAACCATATCTTCTACCTTCCCTATTGTGCCTTTTCGCTATGTAAACTTCTCTCACATCAccccattttttaaaatgcttcCACAACAACTCTTCATCAGCTTCGTCAGGAAAATGGGTGAAGTAGTATGATGTAATGTCATCCTTGTCCCTCCAGTTGATATGGTAACGTGTAGGTTTACCCCTTGCCACTAGGTGCTGCGTTTGATTGTCAGCCTTCAGGGTCTTCTTCAAACCTTTCGCGGTCTTTTTACTAATCACCTTAGTCCATACTCCTTCGTCATCACCAACATTGTCCCATCCATAGTTGTTGAAGTGCATCCCGACAATTGGTTTTTCCTTTCGATCCATGCTTCTCCACCTTCTTGTCCATCTACTGTTTGCTCTAGGAGAGGCTCTGCCTCTCAACCTATCTCCAAGGTCCTTACGATGAAGCTTATACTCTCTAGGATGGTGTTTTTCACTCTCCCTCGTTCTCACTCTCTCGCttcctctccctctccctctgtCATGCTCTCTACGTCTCTCTCTTACTCTGtgtctccctctctctctctctgttacTCTCTCTCTCATCTTACTCAGGTGGCTAGTATAAACTCTCTCATCTAACTAGATAAAATGATGCCTATTCAATAACAGTTTTGTGGAAACAGAATAAATATCGAGCATGACCTATAATGAATCCACTGTGTGCTCTATTATTGTTGATGCCACAACCATACCTATTTCAGCCATTTTCTTGCAATCAAAAGGTTTCAAGATTTTATTTCAACATTGTGAATGTCTTCATATGTTTGTAAGATAAAAGTCTGAGTGAAAGCCAGAAATATCTACTTTCGTtttatattatactattatagcaatgaaataacaataaaataataattaaaatcaacttattgaGAACCCATAAACTTTTCAGAGTACAGATTTTCTCATACTCTGCAACAGTTGTTCTTGACATACTAAAATATGGTCTTTCCCACAATGATAATGATGACAAAAAAGACAAAGATAGCACATCTCCAGTTTCGGCCAAATAGcaatatttcttttcttaagcttaattaaatttatgctaGCAATTAGATAATCACTAGCAAACCAAACAATGCCcaacaaattgaaaaataaagaacaaaattagTTGGTTTACCATAAAAAACTCACAACTAATGCATGACTCATTATTTAATGAATGTGTAGTTGTTCTCACGTAATAGAATAACGAACAATAATCgtatatactaaaaatatttttttatgactatATGACATGCTGAAAATTATGCCAGAAAGGGAAAATTCAGAGCATTTATCTCAATCAACAGCATCAAACATGATGGAACTAGCAATTGCCTACATGATCAAGAGGTCatcaaattataaacaaatagaaatttcaagaaaaaatgtttataagCGTAAATAAATTtctgaattcaatttttttaggaaaaagctttcaagaaagaaaaaaaaaagcaacagaGCCAACAACCAAgtgattttaaaaagataatgcACATTCCTTTCCTTTGTTTTCCCACCAAGGGAGTAAACCAAAAACATTGAAAACACGTTTCTTTGATTCCTAAATGATGTTTTGGTTCTATCTTATCATGTGAAATCCAATCATACAAAAGTAAACTACTAAGTATTACAGATATGAAGCAGTACAATGTGCAATGAATGAGAATGAAACGAACCTTGGATTAATATTACTGATGAACAATGATTCCTTGAACAAATGTTGTGCGTTTCTTTCCTTAACAAGCTTAGATTTCAGAATGAACAAGAGACTCGAGAGAGGCTACTATAGAGAAAGATATACATATCAATTGGCAAAAACTTAGTATTAGTTGACAAAGACTTGGTGATTGCAATTATTGAGGAAGACTTGACCTCTCTTTAAGTTAATTGAGTAGTGTTAGGGCCACTCATGTCTGATGATGGGTCCTAAAATATCCTTACCTGTGATATAGTAAAAACCATACATACTACTACATTCTAGTAAGGGtttagttttgttaaaaaaaatcattaatttgtaagaaaattaaaaagataaatacaaattttactaatttatcatgaacctaaaatatattttagcttttcttatttttgttattatgaattattatcattattaattcaTTGAATAACTAAAAGTATAATGTTAAAGACATATTATTGCATTCCTAAAAAACTCACATATTACTTTTTATTCATGTCCGAGAACACACGAAAAGAGGACAAAGGACTCTAGCTCAAAGCCAACATCAGCATCTCCCTCTAGCTTTCCTTAACCATGAATATAAGGTGAATCATGCAACTCACCTTTATTTATACACGATGTTCTTCAACATTGTTGTCCATGTGTTGCGGTCTTATTAGTCACTTTAACCATGTGTCTGTCCCCCCCGTACATAGTATGAGGTGTGTTTCATCTCTTAATCCTGTTGCCACATCTCTGAGGTACCGCCTCGTATTGTACTTTCTGTTGTTTCATCTTTTCAGTTATAACGAGAGTCGGGTATCACCTCATCTACCCAGTAATAgttgttagacaaatggccttaattatcttaagaagggggggttgaattacgatacaaagactattccccaattaaaatttcactccctctttttggattaacaatgcacccttaacatgaattactcaaaaaacaattcagaataaacttctttaaagcaaaagataaatagcaataaataaaagaagtttaagggaagagagaaatgcaaacgtGATTTATACTatttcggccacttcccgtgcctacgtccaatcctcaagcaacccacttgagattttccactctctttgtaaaactttttttacaaagtctgaaccacacagggacaatccTTCCCTTGtattcaggaatcctttacaacaagagacccttggtctgttaatcccttttcagaagtaagaagaagagaagaaaaaatctctcttgaaagagatagatatTACAATGgaagatcaatcaagattccttattgaatataaaagtgtttgaccaaagaatcctttttgagaggataagacatttcagttcagaaaaactctcttaatcttttgagaggataagactttttgggcaataaaaactcTCAAGAATTTTCATATCCCAAGTCACTTATATATAGgactttgatggccattcaaaaacatttgaaaatatgtGACTATTGGGAGTTATATTCAAAAatcctcactggtaatcgattacaataatggtgtaatcgattacacaattatttctgaagagttatgactcttctcatttgaaatttgaatatttaaacattggtaatcgattaccaacttattgtaattgattacacaactttgaaatttaaattcaaatttttcatggttgttttaaaacgttccaaacctctggtaatcgattacaaatggcttgtaatcgattacatgctttctaaaatattttaaaccttTTCAGAAAGCAtattggtcactggtaatcgattacatcctctggtaatcgattaccagagagtaaatctcaatttaaaatgatttagataaaattctttggccaaacctttttctttttcaatttggaaacttcttcctaagattctagagatcaacttgatcatatatcttgattttcttggattcttgtcttgaataaaacttaagaaacacttgatcctttggcatcatcaaaacatcaaaatatcttgcttaTACAAATAGCAATAATCACGACTAACTGGTCATCCTAAATATTTTATGATGTaactccatgtggagcttgtaggccttggatcttcttcatcaatggagtcctttgcttcttgaagatgaatgacaatgaaa
Encoded proteins:
- the LOC114396917 gene encoding uncharacterized protein LOC114396917, with the translated sequence MGSFCESGWEWSFSWRRNLFDNEMGRASKFIDQTAAISPSASLKDSWVWGADPKGIFSTNFAYLHVKAEHLDEDQSLGFQHLWNIKIPPRALVFAWRLLWERLPTKDNLIWRHVTIENDLCPFCQNKAECASHLFFLCHKVMPLWWEFHSWVKEPRVLHCRPMDNFLQHSPMSGLKDTNRRWKIWWIAATTSIWKLRNDIIFNNHPFVISKLLDDTIFLSWSWMRGWEKDFTVPFHQWSSSMALAFK